The following proteins are encoded in a genomic region of Necator americanus strain Aroian chromosome II, whole genome shotgun sequence:
- a CDS encoding hypothetical protein (NECATOR_CHRII.G4336.T1), protein MAEPQWSNGFNPNVWNGVPPGRVDHSVSKPIMVANANNASQAASPHSESYGPGVLQMVVDNVLSGSPASVNAKFGPPSTRGEVSLRIIDGKSEDKRNDTGPVGLPIPYGVPMFNPSTAEAPGGTPDFQMAPFLFQGGHVIGGNTAMPFSSGSPAAPGFGYGAWSGMYPSHQPPTTSTSDECIKKGGGMPIGGPGAVSTNMFSTSPPFPYQNPMLGVTNSLSNLSIGGPQITSPLRPDQPFPGGSNALPNLAAPHMMYMQYNQSNPQTPTLGNSPTFFGSAMNGIQNMSLAPGSTLSGYGGSRAPFFNTQPQPNNVSPFSGMHQRRLMDESGPRMAGNRSHILEDFRNNRTPPLQITDILSHVVEFAKDQHGSRFIQQKLERASVKEKQLLFDEVLANAHALMVDVFGNYVIQKFFEFGTPEQKAALGRSLKGNVMNLALQMYGCRVIQKAMESIDESLQLEILKEMEGHVLKCVKDQNGNHVVQKVIEKVKPERLQFIINTFTKNGPDTITQLSMHPYGCRVIQRVLEHCSEEQKRPVLEALHANMSTLIVDQYGNYVVQHVIEHGSNQDRDRIVQEVAGNVLRYAQHKFASNVIEKCLICAGSHHKTLLIDEVCGTPNDPQPPILLMMKDQFANYVVQKMLDIADPVYRKKMMYAIKPHIPVLRKYSYGKHIITKLEKYFQKQQYNHAQHQHPQYDMTGMQVANVNPAVM, encoded by the exons TTAGCAAACCAATCATGGTTGCGAACGCGAATAACGCTAGTCAAGCGGCTTCCCCACATTCGGAATCTTATGGACCGGGCGTGTTGCAGATGGTCGTAGACAATGTGCTTAGTGGATCGCCGGCATCAGTGAATGCAAAATTC GGTCCCCCTAGTACGAGAGGTGAAGTTTCGTTGCGTATAATCGATGGAAAAAG TGAAGACAAAAGGAACGATACCGGACCTGTAGGTCTGCCGATTCCATATGGTGTTCCCATGTTCAATCCTTCAACTGCAGAAGCACCAGGAGGCACACCGGATTTCCAG ATGGCTCCATTCCTATTCCAAGGGGGCCATGTCATCGGTGGAAATACTGCGATGCCGTTCAGCTCCGGGTCTCCTGCTGCGCCTGGGTTCGGATACGGAGCGTGGAGTGGCATGTACCCATCTCATCAGCCACCGACAACATCGACTAGCGATGAGTGCATAAAGAAAGGCGGAG GAATGCCCATTGGCGGTCCAGGAGCTGTGTCAACCAATATGTTCTCCACCTCACCTCCGTTTCCGTATCAGAATCCAATGCTCGGTGTGACAAACAGCCTCTCAAACTTGTCAATCGGTGGACCGCAGATCACAAGTCCTTTGCGTCCGGACCAACCATTTCCAG GCGGATCTAATGCGCTTCCAAATCTGGCTGCTCCACATATGATGTATATGCAATACAATCAGTCCAACCCACAAACACCGACTCTCGGTAACAGCCCTACATTCTTTG gtAGTGCGATGAATGGTATACAGAATATGAGTCTGGCTCCTGGAAGCACCTTGTCAGGATATGGTGGGTCACGTGCACCATTCTTCAACACGCAGCCACAGCCGAACAATGTGTCGCCCTTCAGTGGGATGCATCAGAGACGACTAATGGATGAGAGTGGACCAAG GATGGCAGGAAATCGAAGCCATATTCTTGAAGATTTTCGCAATAACCGAACACCTCCTCTACAGATTACAGACATCCTGTCCCATGTTGTGGAATTTGCCAAGGACCAGCATGGATCGAG gtTTATCCAACAGAAACTGGAACGAGCGTCTGTAAAAGAGAAACAGCTGTTGTTTGACGAAGTGCTAGCAAATGCTCATGCTCTCATGGTGGACGTGTTCGGGAATTACGTAATTCAG aaattcttCGAGTTTGGTACACCGGAGCAAAAGGCAGCACTGGGACGGTCGCTGAAAGGGAATGTGATGAACTTGGCACTACAAATGTATGGATGTCGAGTAATTCAAAAGGCAATGGAGTCAATTGATGAGTCCTTGCAGTTGGAAATACTCAAAGAGATGGAGGGACAC GTTCTCAAATGCGTCAAAGATCAGAATGGCAATCATGTAGTACAGAAAGTTATTGAAAAAGTGAAGCCAGAACGCCTTCAATTCATCATTAACACGTTCACGAAGAATGGTCCTGACACG ATCACACAGCTCTCGATGCATCCGTACGGGTGCAGAGTAATCCAAAGAGTGCTGGAGCATTGTTCCGAAGAACAGAAACGTCCTGTTTTGGAAGCCCTACACGCGAATATGAGCACTTTAATTGTTGATCAGTACGGTAACTATGTAGTACAGCACGTCATCGAGCATGGAAGTAATCAAGATAGGGACAGGATCGTACAAGAG GTAGCAGGTAATGTTCTACGGTATGCTCAGCATAAATTTGCGTCGAATGTTATCGAGAAATGTCTGATTTGTGCTGGTAGCCATCACAAGACTCTTTTGATCGATGAAGTCTGCGGTACACCTAATGA CCCACAACCGCCAATACTACTGATGATGAAAGATCAGTTTGCCAACTATGTTGTACAGAAGATGTTAGATATCGCTGATCCGGTGTATCGCAAAAAAATGATGTATGCAATAAAGCCTCATATACCTGTTCTACGAAAGTACAGTTATGGAAAACATATAATCA CAAAATTGGAGAaatactttcaaaaacaacagTACAATCATGCACAGCACCAGCACCCACAGTACGACATGACCGGAATGCAGGTTGCAAACGTTAATCCCGCAGTGATGTAA